The following nucleotide sequence is from Neochlamydia sp. AcF84.
TTAAAGATAAACTTATAGAAGAAGCTATTGCTCAAGAGACTGAAGCTTACCTAAAAAAAATTCGCAAACGTTTCTCTGTGCAAGATTTTTACACCTCTAAAACTGATCAGGCTGCTTTTGAACCTTTTATACTGAGCTCTAAAATCTAGCTTGAGCATAATTACTTCGGAATGATTGCGGTTTAAAAAGTAGATAGACCCACCTATTTTGAAAATTTATTATGTTTCAAGGATAAGGAAAAACTTAAAATTATGCCTATATACCGCCCTAGTGAGCTTCATCATTTCCTAAACAATTTAGGCGTAAGTCCTAAAAAGGGTCTTTCTCAAAATTTTCTTATCGATGGAAACATTACTCGCAAAATTGTGGCTTATGCCGCTATCTCCTCTCATGATCTGGTCGTAGAAATTGGGCCAGGGCCAGGTTGCCTCTCAGAGGAAATAATAAAGCAGGGCCCCCAATTATTGATGATAGAAAAAGATCCTGTAATGGCCCAAGCATTGCAGCGCTTACAAACAGAGCCCAATAGATTGGAAATATTTTGCGAAGATGTATTGGAATTCCCTTTGAAGGAAAAATTATTGGAAATTTTACAACCGGGACAAAAAGCTATCATTGTGGGCAATCTCCCTTACCATTTGACAACCCCTATCTTAATCCAGCTTGTTAGGCTTTACCCTTACGTTTCTAAAGTTGTAGTTATGGTCCAAGAGGAAGTGGCACGCCGATTTACAGCTCAGCCAGGCACAAGCGAATATAGCTCTTTTACCGTTTTCTTAAATTATTATTCTACCCCCCGCTATGCCTTCATGGTACGAAGAGCTTGTTTTTATCCTATCCCTAATGTAGATTCGGCGGTAGTCACTTTAGATTTACATCAGCCGCCCTTTGTGGCCAATGAAGATGATTTCTTTAAAATGACCCGCACAGCTTTTGGGCAAAGACGTAAAATGATGCGCGCTTCATTAAAAGAGCTTTATTGCAGCCAGGCTGTCTCGCAAGCCTTGCTGCAAATTGGATGCGATGTAAAATCACGTCCTGAAGAGCTTTCTTTAGAAGATTTTATGCATTTATATCAAAAACTTACTAATAGCGTTTAGGGAAAGCTCGGGTTGGGTCAATGATTCCTACCAAGTAGCGTATTCTAGAAGCTCCAATAGTTATTGGGCAAAGGGCTAAAGCAAGAAGGCAGTCTCTAAGTACTAACACTATTTCTCGTTCATCCTTCCAATCCTTACGCACAGGCTTTCCCTTGAGAAACTCTTCTCCGCGTTTTATAAGCATTTTCATCAACACCGCAGCCGCCACGGCTACGTTGCCAGCTCTCTTAGCTATTTTAAGTGGGATTGTCAAGGGCGAACATGCTAGTTGAATACAACAGTAAAGTCTTCCTTTCCAGTTGGCCTGTTTATAAGTACTAGGTACTCTTTCTCCAAAATAGTTTGTAAAAGGCTTTAAGCTCTTATTAGTTACTGGAAATGTGGATGGGAAACTCATAAAAACTCCTTTAGGTTTTAACTGAACAAATTACATTATTATTTTATTATTATTCCTAACTTATTTGGTAGGAAAAGCTTTAGCGGGGTTAATGATTCCTACAAAGTAACGCAGTCTAGAGGCTCCAATAGTTATTGGGCAAAGAGCTAAAGCAAGAAGGCAGTCTGTAATTTTTAATACCACCTGTCGTTCTTTATCCCAATTTTTAGCCGTATGTTTTATCTTGAGGGTTTGTTCGGCGCGTTTTATAATTGCGAGCATTAACACGGTAGCCAGCCCTGCTATCCGGTTAACTTTGCTAACTATTTTAAGAGGTATCGTCAATGGCGAACAGGCTAATTGAATACAACAGTAAAGTCTTCCTTTCCAGTTGGCCTGTTTATAAGTACTAGGTATCTTTTTTCCAAAATCTTTTCTAAAAGGCTTTAAGCTCTTATTAGTTACTGGAAATGTATCTGGTAAATTCATAAAAAATCCTTTAAGTTTTGATCGAACAAGTTATTTATTATTATTATTATTTCTAACTTATTTGGTAGGAAAAGCTTTAGCGGGGTTAATGATTCCTACAAATTAGCATATTCCGAGAATCTACCCTATTATTTATTGGACAAAGAACCAGAGCAAGAAGATAGCCTGGAAGGGTGAGCATCGTATCTAGGCCTTTATTTTAATCTTTAAGCATACGCTTTTTCTAAAGATCTCTCCTGCATTTGTTGCAGTCACGTTCATAAGCATGGCAGCTATCCCAATTATTATACTAGTTCTCTCATCTATTTTAAGTGGTGCCCTTCATGGAAAACAAGCATTAAACCAACAATAAAGCCTTCTTTTCCAGTTGATCTTTTTGTAAATACTAGCTACCCAACTTCCAAGATTAGTTTTCAAAGATTTAAGCTATGATAGGCGTTAGGTAGAGGGAAACTTTTGTTCAAAATTTTCTAGATATTCCTTAACCTTACAAATTAAAAGAATATATTATCATTTATTCTCTCATTATTGGCAAGAAAAGAAGTTTTTACTTTTTTTAAGCTATTTTATTTACATCTTTAATAAATTTTATTAAAAACTAAAATTTTATTCCTTTGTAATTTTAAAGAGACTTTTCAACCATCCTATCCAGGTTTGTTGGACCCCCTGTTCAGCATAAAGGGCTACTTTTTGGAGCTGCTGACCATTCCTATCTTGCAAGTAAACTTCGCCGACTTGTTGGCCTTTAACAATGGGCAATTTTAATGAATGCCATTGCAGGTAACATTTTACTACAGGTTTTTCAGCAGGATAGTACTTAAGACTTAAGCTGGATTTTATAAAAGTTTTCAAAGGCTTGTCCGCACCTTTTAAAGAGTGGAGGTATTTTTGAGGTCCCTTCTCAAGGATGATCATTTCCTCTTGTTTTTCATTAAACGCTGCTTCAAAAAGATGGATAGCATCTCGATAAATCTGCCCTCCCTCCTTACACTTCATCAAGACCGCTAGCAATTCACGTCCATCCCTCTTTGCTGCGGCCACTAAAGTATGGCGGGCAATGGAAGTATAACCTGTTTTAACCCCAATTGCCTGAGGATAATAGTATTCTCCTCTACGTAATAAACGATTTTTTTGCAAGATAACAACCGATTCTTGTTTATTAGTTTTGGGGCGAATAAATTTTGGCGCAGCCGCTAGTTCACGAAAGATAGGATTTTTCATGGCCTCACGTGTGAGAAGAGCCATATCATAAGGGGTAGTTTGATGCTTAGGATGATGTAATCCATGTGGATTAGTAAAATACGTATTTTCACAACCTAAACTTTTGATAAATCCGTTTAAACCTTTCATAAACACAGGAACACTTCCTGCCACATGCTGAGCCACTACATTCGCGGCATCATTGGCTGAAGCCACCATTATGCCGTATAAGAGTTCTTTTAAGGTAAAATTCTCGCCTTTTTTTATACCTATATGGGTGCTTGCATATTCAATCCAGTGAGAAGGAGTCGTATAATTAGATTTTTTCTTAGCTTGCTCAGAAATCGAAGCAATAGATTCAGCATCTGCGCTTACAATCTCTGAAAGATGATGGCCTTTTTGCTCAAGAGCATAAAGAGTAGTGGCTATTTTAGTAATGCTAGCAGGATAGTTAAGAGTATGGGCATTTTTTTCATATAAGATAGCTCCATTAGTTACATTAATTAAAATTGCCGCTTCTGACTCAACACTCACCTCCAGCTTTTCTGCGCTAAGAGACCCTATTCCTAAAAAAAGTAAAAGTCCTAAGCGCCATTTTTGCAAAAACATACTTCTTCCCGTTTTTTACTTAACTTCTTGCAGGTTAGTCCCCAAAAAGCAGATGACCTGCTTATACCTTTAGCCTACCACCAATGAAAGCGTTCGGCTTTACAAATTTACACTCTTTAAATTCTAAATTCAAAGTCATTTTTCAACTTTTTTAATCCTTTCTGTTAGGTTGGCCTGCCATTTGCTTAAGATAGCAGCCTCTCATCTTATTAAATAGACCCATTCATCTGCATAGAAGTACAAATTAAAATAAAATTTAGCCTCTATCTTTAATATGGAGTATTATGGCCATGCATAATTTAGCTTTGATAGAAGAAAAATTTAAAGAATTTTATAAAAATATTGGCTTGGGCTCTTCTGAATTGCTTATCCCTGTTAACCTATCGCTTTTACATCATATGGAGCTGCTTTGCTTCCATTCTCCATGGAACAAAAGTCAATCGCTTACACGTTATT
It contains:
- the rsmA gene encoding 16S rRNA (adenine(1518)-N(6)/adenine(1519)-N(6))-dimethyltransferase RsmA, whose translation is MPIYRPSELHHFLNNLGVSPKKGLSQNFLIDGNITRKIVAYAAISSHDLVVEIGPGPGCLSEEIIKQGPQLLMIEKDPVMAQALQRLQTEPNRLEIFCEDVLEFPLKEKLLEILQPGQKAIIVGNLPYHLTTPILIQLVRLYPYVSKVVVMVQEEVARRFTAQPGTSEYSSFTVFLNYYSTPRYAFMVRRACFYPIPNVDSAVVTLDLHQPPFVANEDDFFKMTRTAFGQRRKMMRASLKELYCSQAVSQALLQIGCDVKSRPEELSLEDFMHLYQKLTNSV
- a CDS encoding D-alanyl-D-alanine carboxypeptidase family protein is translated as MFLQKWRLGLLLFLGIGSLSAEKLEVSVESEAAILINVTNGAILYEKNAHTLNYPASITKIATTLYALEQKGHHLSEIVSADAESIASISEQAKKKSNYTTPSHWIEYASTHIGIKKGENFTLKELLYGIMVASANDAANVVAQHVAGSVPVFMKGLNGFIKSLGCENTYFTNPHGLHHPKHQTTPYDMALLTREAMKNPIFRELAAAPKFIRPKTNKQESVVILQKNRLLRRGEYYYPQAIGVKTGYTSIARHTLVAAAKRDGRELLAVLMKCKEGGQIYRDAIHLFEAAFNEKQEEMIILEKGPQKYLHSLKGADKPLKTFIKSSLSLKYYPAEKPVVKCYLQWHSLKLPIVKGQQVGEVYLQDRNGQQLQKVALYAEQGVQQTWIGWLKSLFKITKE